The following are encoded in a window of Nitrospirota bacterium genomic DNA:
- a CDS encoding type II secretion system F family protein — METYVWSGRSREGQRQKGELTAQNKDEVISIMRKQNIMVTSVAKRARKFSINLPFQSKASDRDIALFTRQFATMIDAGLPLVQCLDILSKQADNKAFASIINEIRQDVEAGSTYADSLKKHPEVFGDLYANMVAAGEVGGILDTILNRLSKYIEKNIKLKRQVKAALFYPSTIVAVAFIVIIVLLVYVIPIFAKMFTDFGGTLPVPTQLVIGASNFMRANILIIIGILAAAIFGVRKYYKTQKGRMVIDSMVLKLPVFGMLARKISVATFTRTLGTLISSGVPILDGLDIVAKTSGNKVVEKAIYATRQSISEGKTLSEPLEASKVFPPMVVQMIAVGETTGALDAMLSKIADFYDEEVDSTVGILTSLLEPILMIFLGVVIGFIVVAMYLPIFKLAGTIG, encoded by the coding sequence ATGGAAACGTATGTGTGGAGCGGCAGGAGCAGAGAGGGACAAAGGCAGAAGGGAGAATTAACTGCCCAAAATAAGGATGAAGTAATTTCTATAATGCGCAAACAGAATATAATGGTTACTTCTGTTGCAAAACGTGCCAGGAAATTCAGTATTAATTTACCTTTTCAATCTAAGGCCTCTGACAGGGATATAGCATTGTTTACCCGTCAGTTTGCCACAATGATAGATGCAGGTTTACCACTTGTACAGTGCCTGGACATCTTGTCCAAACAGGCTGATAATAAAGCCTTTGCCTCAATTATTAACGAGATAAGGCAGGATGTGGAGGCCGGCTCTACATATGCAGATTCTCTTAAGAAGCATCCGGAAGTTTTTGGTGACTTGTACGCGAATATGGTCGCCGCAGGGGAGGTTGGCGGTATACTGGATACGATATTAAACAGGCTTTCCAAATACATAGAAAAGAATATAAAGCTTAAACGCCAGGTAAAGGCCGCCCTGTTTTATCCCTCCACAATTGTAGCCGTTGCCTTTATCGTAATCATAGTATTGCTTGTCTATGTTATACCTATCTTTGCCAAAATGTTTACAGATTTTGGAGGGACCCTACCGGTGCCGACTCAATTGGTAATTGGTGCAAGTAATTTCATGCGTGCTAATATTCTTATTATCATAGGGATATTGGCCGCTGCAATCTTCGGTGTACGTAAATATTACAAGACCCAAAAAGGTAGAATGGTAATAGACTCTATGGTTTTGAAATTACCTGTATTTGGCATGCTTGCAAGGAAGATCTCGGTTGCAACGTTTACCAGAACGCTTGGCACACTGATAAGCAGTGGAGTGCCTATATTGGACGGCCTTGACATTGTTGCAAAGACATCTGGAAATAAGGTGGTTGAAAAGGCAATCTACGCTACAAGGCAGAGCATAAGTGAGGGGAAAACCCTTTCTGAGCCCCTTGAAGCAAGCAAAGTGTTTCCACCTATGGTTGTACAGATGATAGCTGTAGGTGAGACAACAGGGGCATTGGATGCTATGTTGTCAAAGATCGCAGATTTTTATGATGAAGAAGTTGATTCAACGGTAGGAATCCTGACATCTCTTCTTGAACCCATTTTGATGATTTTTCTTGGTGTGGTTATAGGATTCATAGTTGTAGCCATGTATCTGCCAATATTCAAGTTAGCGGGGACTATAGGATAA
- a CDS encoding type IV pilus twitching motility protein PilT — protein sequence MSANLYELLQLTIQRGGSDLHITTGSPPQMRVNGRLTPVGNNELTASDTKQMCYSILTESQKHRFEEENELDLSFGIKGLSRFRANIFVQRGAVAAAIRSIPFHIRSFEELGLPQVIKDLVRKPRGLILVTGPTGSGKSTTLATMIDMINAEREEHIVTIEDPIEFIHAHKKCVVNQREVHADTKSFKNALKYILRQDPDIVLIGEMRDLETIEAALTISETGHLTFATLHTNSCAQTMNRIIDVFPPHQQPQIRAQLSFVLEGVISQQLLPKKGGMGRALCLEVMVPNPAIRNLIREDKVHQIYSIMQTGQNKYGMQTMNQSLNDLFLRGVITKDDALGRSNLPEELLAMINRGGVGAGGVR from the coding sequence ATGAGTGCAAATTTGTATGAGCTGCTTCAGCTTACCATTCAGCGGGGGGGGTCGGATCTGCATATAACAACCGGTTCGCCGCCGCAAATGAGGGTTAATGGGAGGTTGACTCCTGTAGGCAATAATGAGCTAACTGCATCTGATACTAAGCAGATGTGCTATAGCATACTGACGGAATCCCAGAAACACCGTTTTGAGGAAGAAAACGAGCTTGATCTTTCATTTGGTATTAAGGGTCTTAGCAGATTCAGGGCAAATATATTTGTCCAGAGGGGTGCAGTGGCTGCAGCTATCCGGTCTATTCCATTTCATATAAGATCATTTGAAGAGCTGGGTCTTCCTCAAGTTATTAAAGATCTCGTAAGGAAACCACGTGGTCTTATTCTTGTTACGGGCCCTACCGGCAGTGGGAAATCTACCACTCTGGCTACTATGATTGATATGATTAATGCCGAGCGTGAAGAACATATAGTCACAATAGAAGATCCGATTGAGTTTATACATGCCCACAAGAAGTGTGTAGTAAATCAGAGAGAAGTTCATGCTGATACCAAGTCATTTAAGAATGCATTGAAATATATTTTGAGGCAGGACCCTGATATTGTACTGATCGGTGAGATGAGAGACCTTGAGACCATAGAGGCTGCGCTGACAATATCAGAGACAGGACATCTTACTTTTGCCACACTGCACACCAATTCCTGTGCTCAGACTATGAACAGAATAATTGATGTGTTCCCCCCCCATCAGCAGCCGCAGATAAGGGCTCAGCTTTCCTTTGTCCTTGAGGGTGTTATTTCACAGCAATTACTGCCGAAAAAGGGTGGTATGGGGCGTGCTCTTTGTCTGGAGGTTATGGTCCCTAATCCGGCTATCAGAAACCTTATAAGAGAAGACAAGGTTCATCAGATCTACTCAATCATGCAAACAGGTCAAAACAAGTATGGAATGCAAACAATGAACCAATCCCTTAATGACCTTTTTTTACGCGGAGTTATCACTAAAGACGATGCGTTAGGTCGTTCGAATCTGCCGGAAGAGTTGCTGGCAATGATCAATAGGGGAGGTGTTGGTGCAGGAGGTGTAAGATAA
- the pilB gene encoding type IV-A pilus assembly ATPase PilB — MIISKIGKMLVNESLITEEQLEKALAFQQKEGGRLGSILVKLDYIPEQTLLHFLSKQYGVQSVDLTKIEIDASVTKLIPPEVVQKYNVIPIRRVGAVLTVAMMDPSNVFAIDDIKFMTGYDIEVVVSSESVIKATMAKMYDTSSMNLQQVLKSMDGGDDSLDIVEADAEEKVDLRELKEAVDEAPVVKLVNLILSDAIKKGASDIHIEAYEKKFRVRYRIDGVLYEVMNPPMKLRAALTSRLKIMAELDIAERRLPQDGRIKLKMKDKEIDLRVSTLPCLFGEKVVMRILDKGALSLDLKKMGWEQQALDDLMKAIHSPFGMVLVTGPTGSGKSTTLYAALQQINEVGINIMTAEDPVEYNLFGVNQVQMKEEIGLNFAAALRSFLRQDPDVVLVGEIRDYETAEIAVKAALTGHLVLSTLHTNDAPSTITRLLNMGIEPFLVASSLLLIIAQRLVRRICKECREEEKMTPAILLDLGINQQEVESIITYKGKGCPACNNTGYKGRVALYEVLTVNDEIKELILQGASAAEVKKKAVDSGMKTLRMSGLTKLKEGVTTVEEILRTTFG; from the coding sequence GTGATAATCAGCAAAATAGGAAAGATGCTTGTCAATGAAAGTCTTATTACAGAAGAACAACTCGAAAAGGCCCTTGCATTTCAACAAAAAGAAGGCGGGCGTCTTGGCAGCATTTTAGTTAAGCTCGATTATATTCCGGAACAAACACTCCTGCATTTCCTGAGTAAACAATATGGTGTGCAGTCCGTTGACCTCACAAAGATTGAAATAGACGCTTCAGTCACTAAACTGATCCCTCCAGAGGTGGTTCAAAAGTATAATGTTATACCAATTCGCCGTGTAGGGGCTGTCCTGACTGTGGCCATGATGGATCCTTCTAATGTTTTTGCAATTGATGACATTAAGTTTATGACAGGTTATGACATCGAGGTTGTTGTTTCTTCTGAGAGTGTCATCAAGGCCACAATGGCTAAAATGTATGATACGAGCTCAATGAACCTCCAGCAGGTACTGAAGAGCATGGACGGCGGCGATGACAGTTTGGACATAGTAGAGGCTGATGCAGAGGAAAAGGTTGATTTAAGAGAGCTGAAGGAGGCCGTTGATGAGGCTCCGGTTGTCAAACTGGTAAATTTGATTTTATCAGACGCAATAAAAAAGGGCGCAAGTGATATCCATATTGAGGCGTATGAAAAGAAGTTCCGTGTCCGTTACCGTATTGACGGAGTTCTTTATGAAGTAATGAATCCTCCAATGAAGCTAAGGGCGGCCCTGACATCGAGGCTGAAGATCATGGCGGAGCTTGATATTGCAGAAAGGCGTCTCCCGCAGGATGGGAGGATAAAGCTGAAGATGAAAGACAAGGAGATTGACCTGCGTGTAAGTACACTTCCCTGTCTTTTTGGTGAGAAGGTAGTAATGAGGATTCTCGACAAGGGCGCTCTGAGTCTTGATCTTAAAAAAATGGGCTGGGAGCAGCAGGCGCTTGATGACCTTATGAAGGCCATTCATTCCCCATTTGGTATGGTGCTTGTTACCGGTCCCACTGGAAGCGGAAAGAGTACAACACTTTATGCTGCCCTTCAGCAGATAAATGAAGTCGGCATCAATATCATGACAGCAGAAGACCCCGTAGAATATAACCTTTTTGGGGTAAATCAGGTTCAGATGAAAGAGGAAATAGGGTTGAATTTTGCAGCGGCCCTCAGGTCTTTCTTAAGACAGGACCCGGATGTAGTACTCGTTGGAGAGATAAGAGATTATGAGACAGCTGAAATAGCTGTCAAGGCCGCACTTACAGGACATCTTGTTTTGAGCACACTTCACACTAACGACGCACCGAGTACAATTACCAGGCTCCTGAATATGGGGATAGAACCGTTTCTTGTTGCCTCTTCTTTATTATTGATAATAGCCCAGAGGCTGGTGAGGCGTATATGTAAAGAGTGCAGGGAGGAAGAAAAGATGACCCCGGCTATCCTATTGGATTTAGGAATAAACCAGCAGGAAGTTGAGTCAATTATCACATACAAGGGGAAAGGTTGTCCTGCATGTAATAACACAGGGTATAAAGGACGTGTTGCATTATATGAGGTTTTGACAGTTAATGATGAGATTAAGGAGTTGATTCTGCAGGGTGCATCAGCAGCAGAAGTTAAGAAGAAGGCAGTAGATTCAGGTATGAAGACACTCAGGATGAGCGGGCTGACAAAGCTTAAAGAGGGCGTGACAACGGTAGAAGAAATACTGAGAACTACATTCGGATAG
- a CDS encoding shikimate dehydrogenase, with product MKVTGKSKVFGIIGRPVSHSLSPVLHNAAFEFLGLDCCYVPFPVDAGHLETAISAIRALHIAGLNVTIPYKESVISCLSELSEEAKMIGAVNTITVSGDRLVGHNTDGQGFIASLNECGQSVNGRSILIIGAGGAARAVAFSLARGGAGSILIANRTISKGKSLKEQIGKYFSSINLDVKGMDPEDLRGVINSVDMVVNTTSIGLMKEDPSPVPREFLHRDLFVCDLIYNPPDTELIRYAKELCSGYMNGSGMLIFQGAASFKLWTGIEPPVHVMRQVLQDALHQSLSSSRS from the coding sequence ATGAAAGTGACTGGAAAATCGAAAGTCTTTGGAATTATTGGACGGCCTGTCAGCCATAGCCTCTCACCTGTATTACATAATGCCGCATTTGAGTTTCTGGGACTTGATTGTTGCTATGTCCCGTTTCCTGTTGATGCAGGACACTTAGAGACAGCTATTAGCGCCATTCGAGCCTTGCATATCGCCGGACTTAATGTAACTATTCCATATAAGGAAAGTGTAATATCTTGTCTTTCAGAATTGTCAGAAGAGGCAAAGATGATAGGGGCAGTTAATACAATTACAGTTTCCGGTGACAGACTTGTAGGTCATAACACGGATGGACAAGGTTTTATTGCTTCCCTTAATGAATGCGGACAGTCTGTTAATGGCCGCTCAATCCTGATTATAGGCGCCGGCGGTGCAGCAAGGGCTGTAGCTTTTTCTCTGGCAAGAGGAGGAGCCGGTTCCATTCTTATTGCTAACAGGACTATCAGCAAGGGAAAGTCCCTTAAAGAGCAGATTGGTAAATACTTTTCTTCAATTAATCTTGACGTTAAAGGAATGGACCCTGAAGATTTACGAGGCGTAATAAACAGCGTTGACATGGTAGTAAATACAACTTCTATAGGGCTAATGAAGGAAGATCCCTCTCCCGTACCCAGAGAATTCCTTCATAGAGATCTTTTTGTCTGCGACCTAATTTATAATCCTCCTGATACCGAATTAATAAGATATGCAAAGGAGTTGTGCAGCGGGTATATGAATGGTTCAGGAATGTTGATTTTTCAGGGAGCAGCCTCCTTTAAATTATGGACCGGTATTGAGCCGCCAGTTCATGTCATGAGACAAGTATTGCAAGACGCACTTCATCAGAGTTTATCTTCAAGCAGATCTTAA
- a CDS encoding CDP-alcohol phosphatidyltransferase family protein has protein sequence MLKHLPNLISFIRILLIPVFVSLLIRGHNMYALGVLAAAGISDALDGFIARTWGFKTRIGEYLDPIADKLLFFASFVTLAALKMIPVWVSIVIVGRDVLIGITLLVLMGFIDISKYHIRPSVLGKASTVLQVLTILTVLSGIKGYVLYSFLVVTVAATALSGLHYIYREIRTFYS, from the coding sequence TTGTTGAAGCATCTGCCCAATCTTATAAGTTTCATAAGGATACTTTTAATCCCGGTATTTGTATCTTTGCTGATCCGGGGTCATAACATGTATGCGCTTGGTGTCCTGGCGGCAGCAGGTATTTCCGATGCCCTGGATGGGTTTATTGCACGAACATGGGGTTTTAAAACAAGGATAGGGGAATATCTTGACCCTATTGCGGATAAGCTCCTTTTCTTTGCCTCGTTTGTCACCCTTGCAGCGTTAAAAATGATACCAGTATGGGTTTCAATAGTTATTGTGGGAAGGGATGTTTTAATAGGTATTACTTTGCTGGTACTGATGGGGTTTATTGATATAAGTAAATATCATATAAGGCCATCTGTTTTAGGAAAGGCATCTACAGTTCTGCAGGTGCTGACAATTTTGACAGTCTTGTCAGGAATAAAAGGATATGTCCTCTATAGCTTTTTAGTCGTTACAGTTGCTGCTACCGCTTTATCCGGATTACATTATATATACAGGGAGATTAGAACTTTTTATAGTTAG
- a CDS encoding HD domain-containing protein gives MKTIFISEITNIKDGDQVEDIFLVKVKQQLLRKDGRPYLMLKVCDRTGIIDGKVWDNVEELTGRFAADDIVMIKGVMSSYKGTKEINIKAVEKIADEVVDLSDFIAVSEYDFDALEKRLLAVIGNLKNPFLKKLLTLFYEDKEFMGLFRTAPAAKEIHHAFLGGLLEHSLEIVDLCKDMKNHYDEIDLDLLVTGAILHDVGKVRELKFNRSLDYTDEGRLVGHIMIGVEMVDERIRLIRDFPVKLAMLLRHLIVSHQGTYEWGSPKVPQTLEAIILHNLDDLSAKVNVFRKAVLTDTGEGDFTSYNKPLDRYLYKSGNTE, from the coding sequence ATGAAAACAATATTTATAAGTGAAATTACGAATATAAAAGATGGCGACCAGGTTGAAGACATCTTTCTTGTAAAAGTTAAACAGCAGCTTCTGAGAAAAGACGGGAGGCCTTATCTTATGCTCAAGGTGTGCGACAGGACCGGTATTATAGATGGTAAAGTCTGGGACAATGTTGAAGAATTGACCGGCAGATTTGCTGCAGATGATATTGTAATGATAAAAGGGGTTATGAGCAGTTATAAGGGTACAAAGGAGATCAACATAAAGGCTGTAGAGAAGATTGCAGACGAGGTGGTTGATCTGAGTGATTTTATTGCAGTGTCAGAATATGATTTTGATGCACTCGAGAAAAGGTTATTAGCAGTAATAGGAAATCTCAAGAATCCTTTCTTAAAGAAACTGCTGACACTCTTTTATGAAGATAAAGAATTCATGGGGTTGTTCAGGACGGCTCCGGCAGCCAAGGAGATTCACCACGCTTTCCTGGGGGGACTCCTTGAACACTCACTCGAGATTGTTGACCTGTGCAAGGATATGAAGAATCATTATGATGAGATAGACCTGGATCTTCTCGTTACCGGGGCAATCTTACATGATGTCGGTAAGGTTCGGGAGTTAAAGTTCAATAGAAGCCTTGATTATACTGACGAAGGAAGGCTTGTTGGACATATAATGATAGGGGTAGAGATGGTGGATGAGAGGATCCGCTTAATCAGAGACTTTCCAGTCAAACTTGCCATGCTCTTAAGGCACCTCATAGTCAGTCATCAGGGGACATATGAGTGGGGTTCGCCGAAGGTACCTCAGACCCTGGAGGCGATCATACTCCATAATCTGGATGATTTGAGCGCCAAGGTCAATGTTTTTCGCAAAGCTGTCCTGACAGACACGGGCGAGGGAGATTTTACCAGTTACAACAAACCCCTTGACAGGTACCTGTATAAAAGCGGAAATACAGAGTGA
- the fbp gene encoding class 1 fructose-bisphosphatase has protein sequence MKLKTIERHILEQQRKYPEASGGFSGLLYDIALAAKMISKQVNMAGLVNVIGPTGDVNIQGEVVQKMDTYANELLINILTNSGKVCAIASEENENIVEIHDEFLVGKYAINMDPLDGSSNIGANVSIGTIFSIHRKISKGHKGAEEDCLQKGTQQACAGYVIYGSSTMLVYTTGTGVHGFTLDPTVGEFILSHENIQMPEPCKIYSVNEGNFNYWDNGTKKYIESLKEVDKPTNRPYTSRYIGSLVSDFHRNLIYGGIFLYPADYKKDPKNPEGKLRLLFEASPIAFVAEQAGGYATTGTQRILDIKPEHLHHRVPLIVGNKNEVLRYEEFVKKG, from the coding sequence ATGAAACTAAAGACCATAGAACGGCATATACTTGAACAGCAGCGTAAATATCCTGAGGCATCGGGCGGGTTTTCCGGACTACTTTATGATATAGCACTGGCTGCAAAGATGATCTCAAAACAGGTCAACATGGCTGGTCTGGTCAACGTCATAGGCCCTACAGGAGATGTCAATATTCAGGGCGAGGTTGTACAAAAGATGGATACCTATGCTAACGAACTCCTGATTAATATATTGACAAACAGCGGTAAGGTCTGCGCAATTGCCTCAGAGGAAAATGAGAATATTGTTGAAATCCATGATGAGTTTCTGGTGGGTAAATACGCCATCAACATGGACCCCCTTGATGGATCTTCCAATATAGGCGCCAATGTAAGTATCGGAACGATATTCTCAATACATCGTAAAATAAGTAAAGGACATAAAGGGGCAGAAGAAGACTGCCTTCAGAAGGGGACACAACAGGCCTGTGCCGGCTATGTCATTTATGGGTCATCAACTATGCTGGTATACACTACAGGGACAGGTGTCCATGGATTTACATTAGATCCGACTGTCGGTGAGTTTATCCTTTCTCACGAGAACATTCAGATGCCGGAGCCTTGCAAAATATATAGTGTAAATGAAGGTAACTTTAATTACTGGGACAACGGCACAAAAAAATATATAGAATCTCTGAAGGAGGTGGATAAACCTACAAACCGTCCGTACACTTCACGATATATTGGCTCTCTCGTATCAGACTTTCACAGAAACCTTATATACGGCGGGATATTCCTGTATCCTGCTGATTACAAAAAAGACCCGAAAAATCCGGAGGGAAAACTCAGGTTACTGTTTGAGGCATCACCGATTGCATTTGTCGCTGAACAGGCCGGAGGATATGCAACCACTGGGACTCAAAGGATACTGGACATAAAGCCGGAACATCTGCACCACCGGGTTCCATTGATAGTGGGGAATAAGAATGAGGTTTTGCGGTATGAAGAGTTCGTGAAGAAGGGCTAA
- a CDS encoding transposase domain-containing protein, with translation MKPYRYLRYLFERLPVVTSDSDYKALLPQYADRELIINMKF, from the coding sequence TTGAAGCCATACAGATACCTCAGATATCTCTTTGAACGGCTGCCTGTGGTTACGAGTGACTCAGATTACAAGGCACTGCTGCCTCAGTACGCAGATCGTGAACTCATCATCAATATGAAATTCTGA
- a CDS encoding DUF488 domain-containing protein, with amino-acid sequence MKKPVIFTIGHSTHPIGEFVELLQAHGIKEIIDVRSIPKSRHNPQFNSETLKESLQRAHIRYKHVQKLGGLRHSTKDSLNLGWRNASFRGFADYMATPEFSEGLEALIKTASLRETTIMCAEAVPWRCHRSLIADALTKRGWTVKDIMSRTSATKHRLTPFLKVKKGQIIYPGPET; translated from the coding sequence ATGAAGAAACCTGTAATATTTACCATCGGCCATTCTACTCATCCTATCGGTGAATTTGTGGAGCTGTTACAGGCACATGGTATTAAAGAGATCATTGACGTAAGGTCAATACCAAAGTCGCGCCATAACCCTCAGTTCAATTCAGAGACGCTCAAAGAATCATTACAACGGGCGCACATACGGTATAAGCATGTACAAAAACTCGGAGGGCTACGCCACTCAACGAAAGATTCGTTAAATCTCGGTTGGCGCAACGCCTCATTTAGAGGATTCGCCGATTACATGGCAACGCCTGAATTCTCAGAAGGTCTGGAAGCCCTTATAAAGACCGCTAGTTTGAGAGAAACAACTATCATGTGCGCCGAAGCCGTGCCGTGGCGATGCCACCGCTCGCTTATTGCCGACGCACTCACGAAAAGAGGGTGGACAGTGAAAGACATCATGAGCCGCACCTCCGCCACAAAGCACCGCCTGACGCCTTTTTTGAAAGTAAAGAAAGGGCAGATCATATATCCCGGGCCTGAAACATGA
- the folK gene encoding 2-amino-4-hydroxy-6-hydroxymethyldihydropteridine diphosphokinase codes for MTEILHTGPVADAFIAVGSNIDPKDNICRALTMLSTQMPIAAISNFYKTVAVSASAQPYFLNGVVRIKTDHQPHEIKFDILRKIEVRLGRVRSDDKFAPRTIDLDLILYGTSVINEPGLRLPDPSIYTYSFVAVPFLELAPDIVMPDTGKLLSTEPVTKLKIALHLESEFTDMLRRLILR; via the coding sequence ATGACTGAAATATTGCATACCGGGCCTGTGGCCGATGCCTTTATTGCCGTTGGCTCAAATATCGATCCGAAGGACAATATTTGCCGCGCCTTGACTATGCTCAGCACACAAATGCCGATTGCCGCCATTTCTAATTTCTACAAGACCGTCGCCGTCAGCGCCTCTGCGCAGCCTTATTTTCTAAATGGCGTTGTCAGAATTAAAACCGATCATCAACCGCACGAAATAAAATTTGATATCCTGCGAAAAATTGAAGTACGCCTTGGCCGCGTGCGTTCTGACGATAAATTCGCACCGCGAACTATCGACCTCGACCTCATTCTGTACGGGACATCAGTAATTAATGAGCCCGGCCTTCGCCTGCCAGATCCGTCAATTTACACCTATTCGTTTGTGGCTGTTCCGTTTTTAGAGCTTGCACCTGACATTGTCATGCCGGATACCGGCAAGCTGCTTTCAACTGAACCTGTAACAAAACTTAAAATCGCCCTGCACCTTGAAAGCGAATTCACCGATATGCTTCGCCGCCTCATTTTGCGTTGA
- the folB gene encoding dihydroneopterin aldolase codes for MDREKFDKICITDLLLRCVIGLNDWERTQKQDVLINITLYADLRLPCQNDRINDSIDYKEIKKQIVTTVESSSFYLVERLAGSIAQICLTHPVVKAVTIRVEKPGALRYAKSVGIEIFRMRSDD; via the coding sequence ATGGATAGAGAAAAGTTCGACAAAATTTGTATTACTGATCTGCTGCTTCGATGCGTTATCGGCCTAAACGACTGGGAGCGCACGCAAAAACAGGATGTGCTCATTAACATCACTCTTTATGCCGATTTGAGACTTCCCTGTCAAAACGACCGCATTAATGATTCCATTGACTACAAAGAAATAAAAAAGCAGATAGTCACAACAGTGGAAAGCTCAAGTTTCTATCTTGTCGAGCGGCTGGCAGGCAGCATCGCTCAGATTTGTCTTACCCACCCAGTCGTCAAGGCCGTAACTATACGAGTTGAGAAACCCGGCGCACTGCGATACGCAAAAAGCGTCGGAATCGAAATTTTCAGGATGCGCAGCGATGACTGA
- a CDS encoding SDR family oxidoreductase yields MTALQNSKRTYLITGAANRIGRELARYLAHQAAAVVIHYRSSQSAAEELAKEIRDNGTTTFTIAANLESPAEAQNLLKRVWDIAGPIDVLINNASIFETGGLTEISMEDIQRNMMTNAFAPFLLSRSFASLNKHRASAVLPVIINFLDSRITDYDRQHAAYHLAKRTLFALTKMMALEFAPNVRVNAVAPGLILPPAGKDRAYLEQLKSTNPLNNIGNVGQITAAVRFLIDNEFVTGQVIYVDGGRHLIGNTYG; encoded by the coding sequence ATGACGGCATTGCAAAACTCAAAACGAACCTATTTGATCACCGGCGCAGCCAATCGGATCGGCCGGGAATTAGCACGATATCTCGCTCATCAAGCCGCCGCCGTAGTTATTCATTACCGCTCGTCTCAATCAGCTGCTGAAGAATTGGCCAAAGAAATCCGCGACAACGGAACCACGACCTTTACGATTGCCGCAAACCTTGAATCCCCTGCTGAGGCGCAAAATCTGCTCAAGCGAGTATGGGACATAGCAGGGCCGATCGATGTGCTCATTAACAATGCCTCAATTTTTGAAACCGGCGGCCTTACTGAAATTTCAATGGAAGACATCCAGCGCAACATGATGACCAATGCCTTCGCACCGTTTCTGCTTTCCCGTTCATTTGCCAGCTTGAACAAACATCGTGCGTCGGCCGTGCTGCCGGTGATCATTAATTTTCTTGATTCACGTATTACCGATTACGACCGTCAGCACGCCGCGTATCATCTGGCCAAGCGCACACTCTTTGCACTGACAAAAATGATGGCGCTCGAATTTGCCCCTAATGTCCGCGTCAATGCTGTTGCACCGGGTCTGATACTGCCTCCGGCCGGTAAAGATCGGGCTTATCTTGAGCAGCTTAAATCCACCAATCCGCTCAACAACATCGGTAATGTCGGCCAGATCACGGCCGCCGTCCGCTTTCTGATAGATAACGAATTTGTCACCGGCCAGGTCATTTATGTCGATGGCGGCAGACACCTTATTGGCAATACGTACGGATGA